One genomic region from Salvelinus namaycush isolate Seneca unplaced genomic scaffold, SaNama_1.0 Scaffold1745, whole genome shotgun sequence encodes:
- the LOC120037525 gene encoding inosine-uridine preferring nucleoside hydrolase-like isoform X2: MTAARLSRLNVEGALECVHLYCRHTRRLAENRFPVACDGHLLARPRGVAACPHRHSPVLFYSTTGSSMSSKKLLVDVDCGVDDAQAIMMALATPYVEVLGITCVHGNTNVENVCKNTLRVLQACNRLEIPVFRGAAKSILGNVISAGHFHGQDGLGDAPDPNAPGLDMLQMEGAVSALIRIVNENPGEVSLVATAPLTNLALAVRMEPSFPSKLKGLYIMGGNTESRGNTTVCAEFNFAADPEAAYIVLNDFLCPTYIASWEFTCYSKLPWSWCDDWLAQESEKARFMAQIFRHSMEESYSERSQAEMIDGMGFVSCDSYAMAAAIDNTFVTESDHMAVSVELTGTHTRGMMILDTLGMLKKTHKAFVMKKVNMVRFEQMMMDALK, from the exons ATGACGGCGGCAAGATTATCGAGATTAAATGTTGAAGGCGCATTGGAGTGTGTTCATCTTTACTGTAGACATACACGGAGGTTAGCGGAAAACAG GTTCCCAGTTGCATGTGACGGTCACCTGTTAGCCAGGCCAAGAGGAGTAGCAGCCTGTCCACACCGACACAGCCCAGTCCTATTCTATTCAACTACAG GCTCCAGTATGAGTAGTAAGAAGCTGCTGGTGGATGTGGACTGTGGGGTGGATGATGCTCAGGCTATCATGATGGCACTGGCCACCCCttatgtagaggtcctgggcatCACCTGTGTCCATGGCAACACCAATGTGGAGAATGTGTGCAAGAACACGCTGCGGGTGCTTCAAGCCTGCAACAGACTGGAG ATCCCAGTATTCCGTGGTGCTGCCAAGTCTATCCTGGGGAATGTGATCAGTGCGGGACACTTCCATGGCCAGGACGGGTTGGGGGATGCTCCAGACCCAAACGCTCCGGGGCTGGACATGCTGCAGATGGAAGGAGCGGTATCTGCACTGATCCGGATAGTCAACGAAAACCCTGGAGAG GTATCTCTGGTGGCCACGGCTCCCCTCACCAACCTAGCTCTGGCTGTAAGAATGGAGCCATCCTTCCCCAGCAAACTTAAAGGCCTTTACATCATGGGAGGCAACACAGAGT CCAGAGGAAACACCACAGTGTGTGCAGAGTTTAACTTCGCTGCCGACCCGGAAGCAGCTTACATCGTACTGAATGACTTCCTGTGTCCTACTTACATAGCCAGCTGGGAGTTCACCTGCTACAGCAAGCTGCCCTGG TCGTGGTGTGATGACTGGCTGGCCCAGGAGTCAGAGAAGGCTCGCTTCATGGCCCAGATCTTCCGCCACAGTATGGAGGAGTCGTACAGTGAGCGCTCCCAGGCGGAGATGATTGACGGCATGGGCTTTGTGTCATGTGACTCCTACGCCATGGCGGCAGCTATCGACAACACCTTTGTCACAGAGAGCGACCACATGGCGGTGAGCGTGGAGCTGACGGGCACACACACGCGTGGCATGATGATCCTGGACACACTGGGCATGCTGAAGAAGACTCACAAGGCCTTCGTCATGAAGAAGGTGAACATGGTGAGGTTTGAGCAG ATGATGATGGACGCTCTGAAGTAA
- the LOC120037525 gene encoding inosine-uridine preferring nucleoside hydrolase-like isoform X1: MTAARLSRLNVEGALECVHLYCRHTRRLAENRFPVACDGHLLARPRGVAACPHRHSPVLFYSTTGSSMSSKKLLVDVDCGVDDAQAIMMALATPYVEVLGITCVHGNTNVENVCKNTLRVLQACNRLEIPVFRGAAKSILGNVISAGHFHGQDGLGDAPDPNAPGLDMLQMEGAVSALIRIVNENPGEVSLVATAPLTNLALAVRMEPSFPSKLKGLYIMGGNTESRGNTTVCAEFNFAADPEAAYIVLNDFLCPTYIASWEFTCYSKLPWSWCDDWLAQESEKARFMAQIFRHSMEESYSERSQAEMIDGMGFVSCDSYAMAAAIDNTFVTESDHMAVSVELTGTHTRGMMILDTLGMLKKTHKAFVMKKVNMVRFEQMMMDALK; encoded by the exons ATGACGGCGGCAAGATTATCGAGATTAAATGTTGAAGGCGCATTGGAGTGTGTTCATCTTTACTGTAGACATACACGGAGGTTAGCGGAAAACAG GTTCCCAGTTGCATGTGACGGTCACCTGTTAGCCAGGCCAAGAGGAGTAGCAGCCTGTCCACACCGACACAGCCCAGTCCTATTCTATTCAACTACAG GCTCCAGTATGAGTAGTAAGAAGCTGCTGGTGGATGTGGACTGTGGGGTGGATGATGCTCAGGCTATCATGATGGCACTGGCCACCCCttatgtagaggtcctgggcatCACCTGTGTCCATGGCAACACCAATGTGGAGAATGTGTGCAAGAACACGCTGCGGGTGCTTCAAGCCTGCAACAGACTGGAG ATCCCAGTATTCCGTGGTGCTGCCAAGTCTATCCTGGGGAATGTGATCAGTGCGGGACACTTCCATGGCCAGGACGGGTTGGGGGATGCTCCAGACCCAAACGCTCCGGGGCTGGACATGCTGCAGATGGAAGGAGCGGTATCTGCACTGATCCGGATAGTCAACGAAAACCCTGGAGAG GTATCTCTGGTGGCCACGGCTCCCCTCACCAACCTAGCTCTGGCTGTAAGAATGGAGCCATCCTTCCCCAGCAAACTTAAAGGCCTTTACATCATGGGAGGCAACACAGAGT CCAGAGGAAACACCACAGTGTGTGCAGAGTTTAACTTCGCTGCCGACCCGGAAGCAGCTTACATCGTACTGAATGACTTCCTGTGTCCTACTTACATAGCCAGCTGGGAGTTCACCTGCTACAGCAAGCTGCCCTGG TCGTGGTGTGATGACTGGCTGGCCCAGGAGTCAGAGAAGGCTCGCTTCATGGCCCAGATCTTCCGCCACAGTATGGAGGAGTCGTACAGTGAGCGCTCCCAGGCGGAGATGATTGACGGCATGGGCTTTGTGTCATGTGACTCCTACGCCATGGCGGCAGCTATCGACAACACCTTTGTCACAGAGAGCGACCACATGGCGGTGAGCGTGGAGCTGACGGGCACACACACGCGTGGCATGATGATCCTGGACACACTGGGCATGCTGAAGAAGACTCACAAGGCCTTCGTCATGAAGAAGGTGAACATGGTGAGGTTTGAGCAGATGATGATGGACGCTCTGAAGTAA